One genomic segment of Bacteroides caccae includes these proteins:
- a CDS encoding citrate/2-methylcitrate synthase, which yields MKKEYLIYKLSEEMKEATRIDTALFPKFDVKRGLRNEDGTGVLVGLTRIGNVVGYERIPGGGLKPIPGKLFYRGYDVEDISHAIIKEKRFGFEEVAYLLLSGRLPDKEELASFCELINDNMALEQKTKMNIIELEGNNIMNILARSVLEMYRFDPDADDTSRDNLMRQSIDLISKFPTIIAYAYNMLRHATFGRSLHIRHPQEKLSIAENFLYMLKKDYTELDARTLDLLLILQAEHGGGNNSTFTVRVTSSTGTDTYSAIAAGIGSLKGPLHGGANIQVADMFHHLQENIKDWTNVDEIDTYFTRMLNKEVYNKTGLIYGIGHAVYTISDPRALLLKELARDLAREKGKEREFAFLELLEERAIATFGRIKNNGKTVSSNIDFYSGFVYEMIGLPQEIFTPLFAMARIVGWCAHRNEELNFEGKRIIRPAYKNVLDDLAYIPIKKR from the coding sequence ATGAAGAAAGAGTACCTGATTTACAAGCTGTCCGAAGAAATGAAGGAAGCTACCCGGATTGACACAGCATTGTTCCCCAAGTTCGACGTGAAACGCGGGCTACGTAATGAAGATGGCACAGGTGTACTGGTAGGTCTGACCAGAATTGGTAATGTAGTAGGCTACGAACGTATTCCGGGCGGCGGACTGAAACCGATTCCTGGCAAACTGTTCTATCGCGGTTATGATGTGGAAGATATTTCTCATGCAATCATCAAAGAGAAACGTTTCGGTTTTGAGGAAGTGGCGTACCTGTTACTTTCCGGTCGTCTGCCGGACAAGGAGGAACTAGCTTCATTCTGCGAACTGATTAATGATAATATGGCACTGGAGCAGAAAACGAAGATGAATATCATCGAGTTGGAAGGTAATAACATTATGAATATCCTTGCACGCAGCGTACTCGAAATGTATCGCTTCGATCCGGATGCGGACGACACTTCCCGTGATAACCTGATGCGTCAAAGTATCGACCTTATTTCAAAATTCCCTACCATTATTGCTTATGCTTATAATATGCTGCGTCATGCTACTTTCGGACGTTCGCTGCATATCCGACATCCGCAGGAGAAACTCTCTATCGCTGAAAACTTCCTGTATATGCTGAAAAAAGACTATACCGAACTGGATGCACGTACTCTTGACCTGCTTCTGATTCTTCAGGCAGAACACGGTGGTGGTAATAACTCGACTTTTACTGTCCGTGTCACTTCTTCTACCGGAACAGATACTTACTCGGCCATTGCCGCAGGTATCGGTTCTCTGAAAGGCCCGCTTCACGGAGGTGCAAATATTCAGGTTGCTGATATGTTCCATCATTTGCAGGAGAACATCAAGGACTGGACAAATGTTGATGAGATTGACACCTACTTTACTCGTATGCTGAATAAAGAGGTTTATAATAAGACCGGATTGATTTATGGTATTGGTCATGCCGTTTACACGATTTCCGACCCGCGTGCACTTTTACTAAAAGAATTGGCACGTGATCTGGCACGTGAAAAAGGCAAGGAACGTGAGTTTGCCTTCCTCGAACTTTTGGAAGAACGGGCGATCGCGACTTTCGGACGCATCAAGAATAACGGCAAGACAGTATCGAGCAACATTGACTTCTATTCGGGCTTTGTGTATGAAATGATCGGATTGCCGCAGGAAATCTTCACTCCTTTGTTTGCAATGGCACGTATCGTAGGCTGGTGTGCCCACCGCAATGAAGAATTGAACTTCGAAGGCAAACGTATTATCCGTCCGGCTTATAAGAACGTGCTTGATGATCTGGCTTATATCCCAATAAAGAAACGCTGA
- a CDS encoding TonB-dependent receptor, protein MINKCFLVFLVFLFSVSAYSQHERHYTSMISGRVISTEKEVVDFATVYLKGTNYGSYTDEKGIYHLKTVEGEYILVVSAVGYQTVEKKVKLAKGERIKVNVTIAPKVKELGEVVVTTSGVGRVNKSAFNAVAVDAKKLHNSTQTLAGALTKVPGVKLRESGGVGSDMQLYIDGFCGRHVKIFIDGIPQEGAGAAFDLNNVPINYADRIEVYKGVVPVGFGTDAIGGVINIVTNKQPGKWFLDASYSYGSFNTHKSYVRFGQIFKNGFMYEVNAFQNFSDNDYYVDTYVRDFEIREDGSVRFPPLDKSKIYHLKRFNDQYHNEAVIGKIGVVGKKWADRLALSFNYSYFYKEIQTGVYQDVVFGEKFRKGHSLAPSLEYYKKNLFVKNLDLLLTANYNHNLTNNVDTASRAYNWRGEFYERGSRGEQSYQNSESKNKNWNGTLRMNYHIGEAHTFTFSHVVSDFERTSRSIIGASSKFTDFSIPKITRKNVSGLSYRLMPSDKWNISAFAKHYRQYNKGPVSQSTDGIGNYINLSNTVSAFGYGAAGTYFLWKDFQVKLSYEKAFRLPTTDELFGDEDLEAGKVNLKPEKSDNLNLSFSYNYQFGKHGVYAEAGLIYRDTKDYIKRGLDVLGGTSYGYYENHGHVRTKGYNLSLLYSFSHWFDVGGTFNCIDTRDYEKYLAGTSLQESMHYKVRMPNLPYRYANINANFHWNDLFIKGNVLTIGYDSYWQHDFPLYWENIGDKDSKNMVPEQFSHNLSLSYTMKNGRYNVSFECQNFTDAQLFDNFSLQKAGRAFYGKFRVFFGR, encoded by the coding sequence ATGATTAATAAATGTTTTTTGGTTTTTCTAGTATTCTTATTTTCTGTATCAGCATATTCACAGCACGAGCGTCATTATACTAGTATGATTTCGGGCAGAGTGATATCTACAGAAAAGGAGGTCGTAGATTTTGCGACGGTCTATCTGAAAGGAACGAACTATGGCAGTTATACGGACGAAAAGGGAATTTATCACTTGAAAACTGTGGAAGGTGAATATATACTTGTCGTTTCGGCTGTAGGTTATCAAACAGTAGAAAAGAAGGTTAAATTAGCTAAAGGAGAAAGGATAAAGGTCAATGTCACCATTGCACCGAAAGTGAAAGAGTTGGGAGAGGTCGTAGTAACAACTTCCGGAGTTGGCCGGGTAAATAAGTCAGCCTTTAATGCGGTAGCCGTTGACGCGAAGAAGTTGCATAACAGTACACAGACCTTAGCCGGCGCACTGACTAAGGTGCCGGGGGTAAAACTCCGTGAGTCAGGCGGAGTAGGATCGGATATGCAGTTGTATATTGACGGTTTTTGCGGGCGGCATGTGAAAATCTTTATTGACGGAATACCGCAAGAAGGGGCCGGTGCTGCATTCGATTTGAATAATGTTCCTATTAATTATGCAGATCGCATAGAGGTGTACAAAGGTGTGGTTCCCGTAGGATTCGGTACGGATGCTATCGGGGGAGTGATTAATATTGTCACTAACAAACAACCCGGGAAGTGGTTTCTGGATGCTTCTTATTCTTACGGTTCATTTAACACTCATAAGTCATACGTACGTTTCGGACAAATATTCAAGAATGGTTTTATGTATGAAGTGAACGCTTTTCAGAATTTTTCGGATAATGATTATTATGTAGATACGTATGTACGTGACTTTGAAATCAGAGAAGATGGAAGTGTGCGTTTTCCGCCACTCGACAAAAGTAAGATTTACCATCTGAAACGTTTCAATGACCAATACCATAATGAAGCTGTGATTGGAAAAATCGGTGTGGTTGGAAAAAAATGGGCGGACAGATTGGCTCTGAGCTTCAATTATTCCTATTTCTATAAAGAGATACAAACTGGTGTTTATCAAGATGTCGTGTTCGGTGAAAAATTCCGCAAAGGACATTCATTGGCCCCTTCGTTGGAATACTACAAAAAGAACTTATTCGTGAAGAATTTGGATTTACTGCTGACTGCCAATTATAACCATAACCTCACTAATAATGTCGATACCGCTTCACGGGCTTACAACTGGCGTGGTGAGTTTTACGAAAGGGGCAGCCGGGGAGAACAGTCTTATCAGAATAGTGAATCTAAAAACAAGAACTGGAATGGAACGCTGAGGATGAATTATCATATCGGAGAGGCGCATACGTTTACTTTTAGCCATGTGGTAAGTGATTTTGAACGTACAAGCCGCTCTATCATAGGTGCTTCTTCCAAATTTACGGATTTTAGTATTCCTAAAATTACGCGTAAGAATGTCAGCGGTCTTTCTTATCGCCTGATGCCGTCGGACAAATGGAATATTTCGGCATTTGCCAAGCATTACCGGCAATACAACAAAGGTCCGGTGTCACAGAGTACGGATGGCATAGGTAATTATATAAATTTATCCAATACGGTAAGTGCTTTCGGATACGGTGCTGCGGGTACATATTTTTTATGGAAAGATTTTCAGGTAAAACTTTCTTATGAAAAGGCTTTTCGGCTTCCTACGACAGACGAACTGTTTGGTGATGAAGACTTGGAAGCCGGTAAAGTAAATCTGAAGCCGGAGAAAAGTGATAATCTGAATCTGAGTTTCAGCTATAATTATCAGTTTGGCAAACACGGGGTGTATGCCGAGGCCGGCTTGATATATCGGGATACGAAAGATTACATAAAAAGAGGATTGGATGTATTGGGGGGAACAAGTTACGGATACTATGAGAATCATGGGCATGTGAGGACTAAAGGATATAATTTATCGCTGCTTTATAGCTTCTCGCACTGGTTCGATGTAGGCGGTACATTTAATTGTATTGATACCCGTGACTATGAAAAGTACCTGGCAGGCACCTCTTTGCAGGAAAGTATGCATTACAAGGTGCGTATGCCGAATCTCCCTTATCGTTACGCCAATATAAATGCTAATTTCCATTGGAATGACCTGTTTATTAAGGGAAATGTACTGACGATAGGCTATGATAGCTACTGGCAACACGATTTCCCTCTTTATTGGGAGAATATCGGCGATAAAGATTCAAAAAACATGGTGCCGGAACAGTTTTCTCATAATTTATCCTTGTCCTATACAATGAAGAACGGACGCTATAACGTATCATTTGAATGTCAGAATTTCACGGATGCGCAACTGTTTGACAATTTCAGCCTACAAAAGGCTGGACGTGCATTTTATGGAAAGTTCAGAGTGTTTTTCGGTAGATAA
- the icd gene encoding NADP-dependent isocitrate dehydrogenase, which yields MSKITIQKDSTLLVPDVPTVPYITGDGVGAEVTPSMQIIVDAAVRKAYGGKRHIEWLEVLAGERAFNETGSWLPEETMQAFQEYLVGIKGPLTTPVGGGIRSLNVALRQTLDLYVCLRPVRWYQGVQSPVKAPEKVNMCVFRENTEDIYAGIEWEAGTPEAKKFYKFLKDEMGVTKVRFPETSSFGVKPVSREGTERLVRAACQYALDHHLPSVTLVHKGNIMKYTEGGFKKWGYELAQREFGDALADGRLVIKDCIADAFLQNTLLIPEEYSVIATLNLNGDYVSDQLAAMVGGIGIAPGANINYKTGHAIFEATHGTAPNIAGKNVVNPCSIILSAVMMLGYFGWTEAAALIEKALENSFLEARATHDLARFMPNGTSLSTTDFTREIVERIEK from the coding sequence ATGAGCAAAATAACCATACAAAAAGATAGTACGCTATTAGTGCCTGATGTGCCTACCGTACCTTACATTACAGGAGACGGGGTAGGGGCTGAGGTGACTCCTTCCATGCAGATTATAGTAGATGCAGCCGTTCGGAAAGCTTATGGGGGTAAACGTCATATTGAATGGCTGGAAGTGCTGGCTGGAGAACGTGCTTTCAATGAAACAGGTTCGTGGCTTCCGGAAGAAACGATGCAGGCATTTCAGGAATATCTGGTAGGAATCAAAGGTCCGTTGACTACACCTGTTGGCGGTGGAATCCGTTCGTTGAATGTTGCTTTGCGACAGACACTTGATTTATATGTCTGCCTTCGTCCTGTTCGTTGGTATCAGGGAGTACAGTCTCCGGTGAAAGCTCCCGAGAAGGTGAATATGTGTGTGTTTCGTGAGAATACGGAAGATATTTATGCAGGTATTGAGTGGGAAGCAGGTACTCCGGAGGCAAAGAAGTTTTATAAGTTTTTGAAAGATGAAATGGGTGTGACGAAAGTCCGTTTTCCCGAAACGTCTTCTTTCGGTGTGAAACCTGTTTCACGCGAAGGTACGGAACGTCTTGTGCGTGCTGCATGTCAATATGCGCTCGATCATCATCTGCCTTCTGTGACATTGGTACATAAGGGAAACATTATGAAATATACTGAAGGAGGATTTAAAAAGTGGGGTTATGAGTTGGCGCAACGTGAGTTTGGTGACGCTTTGGCGGACGGCAGGCTAGTGATAAAGGACTGCATTGCCGACGCATTTTTGCAAAATACACTGCTCATTCCCGAAGAATATTCGGTAATAGCCACTTTGAACCTGAACGGAGATTATGTTTCTGACCAGTTGGCTGCAATGGTAGGTGGCATAGGCATTGCTCCGGGAGCAAATATCAATTATAAAACCGGCCATGCTATCTTTGAGGCAACGCATGGGACTGCTCCTAACATTGCAGGTAAAAACGTTGTGAATCCTTGTTCGATCATTCTTTCGGCAGTGATGATGCTCGGATATTTCGGTTGGACGGAAGCTGCCGCTCTTATCGAAAAAGCTCTTGAAAATAGTTTTCTGGAAGCCCGTGCCACTCATGATCTTGCCCGTTTTATGCCGAATGGAACCTCTCTCTCAACCACAGATTTCACCCGTGAAATAGTGGAAAGAATCGAAAAATAA
- a CDS encoding DUF1295 domain-containing protein, translating to MTMNAFNLFLGIMSLIALIVFIALYFVKAGYGIFRTASWGVAISNKLAWILMEAPVFLVMCWMWVHSERRFDPVILMFFIFFQIHYFQRAFVFPLLLTGKSKMPLAIMSMGILFNLLNGYMQGQWIFHLAPEGMYGIDWFMSPWFILGTLLFFTGMLVNWHSDYIIRHLRKPGDTRHYLPQKGMYRYVTSANYFGEIVEWAGWAILTCSLSGLVFLWWTIANLVPRANAIWHRYREEFGDEVGNRKRVFPFLY from the coding sequence ATGACTATGAATGCATTTAATCTGTTTTTGGGCATAATGAGCCTGATCGCTCTGATTGTTTTTATTGCCCTTTACTTTGTGAAAGCCGGATATGGTATTTTTCGTACTGCTTCGTGGGGTGTGGCTATTTCCAATAAGTTAGCTTGGATATTAATGGAGGCCCCTGTATTTTTAGTTATGTGTTGGATGTGGGTGCATTCGGAACGCCGTTTTGATCCCGTCATACTGATGTTCTTCATATTCTTCCAGATTCATTATTTCCAGCGTGCATTCGTTTTTCCTCTATTGCTGACCGGAAAGAGTAAAATGCCGTTAGCTATTATGTCAATGGGCATTCTTTTTAATTTGTTGAACGGATATATGCAAGGACAATGGATATTTCATCTTGCGCCTGAAGGAATGTACGGCATTGATTGGTTTATGTCACCATGGTTTATTCTCGGAACTCTGCTTTTTTTTACTGGTATGCTGGTGAACTGGCACTCGGATTATATCATCCGGCATTTGCGAAAGCCGGGAGATACCCGCCACTATCTGCCTCAAAAAGGGATGTACCGCTACGTTACTTCCGCCAATTACTTCGGCGAAATAGTAGAGTGGGCAGGCTGGGCGATACTCACTTGTTCACTTTCCGGACTTGTGTTTCTTTGGTGGACGATCGCTAACCTTGTCCCGCGTGCCAACGCAATCTGGCACCGTTACCGCGAGGAATTCGGTGATGAGGTGGGAAATAGGAAACGTGTATTCCCTTTTCTGTATTAA
- a CDS encoding SDR family oxidoreductase, protein MNEVKWAIITGADGGMGTEITRAVATAGYHVIMACYNPQKAENVCQRLMKETGNPNLEVLAIDLSSMHSVASFTDRILERKLSISLLMNNAGTMETGFSITNDGFERTVSVNYVGPYLLTRKLVPTMASGARIVNMVSCTYAIGRLDFPDFFHRGKTGNFWRIPVYSNTKLALLLFTFELSEQLREKGITVNAADPGIVSTDIITMHKWFDPLTDIFFRPFIRKPKKGASTAIGLLLDKKEAGVTGQLYVNNHRKSLSDKYVNHVQKEQLWEITERLLAQWLE, encoded by the coding sequence ATGAATGAAGTGAAATGGGCGATCATTACCGGAGCTGACGGAGGCATGGGAACGGAGATAACCCGTGCCGTGGCCACAGCCGGCTATCATGTCATAATGGCTTGTTATAACCCGCAAAAAGCGGAAAACGTGTGCCAACGTTTAATGAAAGAAACCGGAAATCCGAATTTGGAAGTACTCGCTATTGATCTGTCTTCGATGCACTCCGTAGCCTCTTTTACTGATCGGATTTTGGAACGTAAACTTTCCATTTCCTTGTTGATGAATAATGCCGGGACAATGGAAACCGGATTTTCTATTACGAACGATGGATTTGAACGGACGGTCAGTGTAAATTATGTTGGTCCTTACCTGCTGACTCGTAAATTAGTTCCGACTATGGCATCCGGAGCACGTATTGTAAATATGGTTTCGTGTACGTATGCAATCGGCCGTCTTGATTTTCCTGATTTCTTTCACAGGGGGAAAACGGGAAACTTTTGGAGAATACCTGTTTATAGTAACACAAAATTGGCTTTGTTATTATTTACTTTCGAACTATCCGAGCAACTTCGGGAGAAAGGAATCACCGTCAATGCTGCCGATCCGGGAATTGTCTCTACTGATATCATCACGATGCATAAGTGGTTCGACCCTCTGACAGATATATTCTTCCGTCCTTTTATTCGTAAGCCGAAGAAAGGAGCTTCTACGGCAATTGGTCTGTTGCTGGACAAAAAAGAAGCCGGTGTGACAGGGCAACTCTATGTCAATAATCACCGGAAAAGCTTATCCGATAAGTATGTGAACCATGTACAGAAAGAGCAGTTGTGGGAAATAACGGAGCGTTTGCTGGCGCAATGGTTGGAGTAG
- a CDS encoding aconitate hydratase: protein MVYDMTMLEAFYSAYKGKVEHVRGILKRPLTLAEKILYAHLYDAADVKDYKRGEDYVNFRPDRVAMQDATAQMALLQFMNAGKEKVAVPSTVHCDHLIQAYKGAKEDILTATKTNEEVYDFLRDVSSRYGIGFWKPGAGIIHQVVLENYAFPGGMMVGTDSHTPNAGGLGMVAIGVGGADAVDVMTGMEWELKMPKIIGVHLTGKLSGWTSPKDVILKLAGILTVKGGTNAIIEYFGPGTESLSATGKATICNMGAEVGATTSLFPFDGRMVTYLRATGRDRIVDLAESVEADLRADEVVTDEPLKYYDRVIEIDLSELEPYINGPFTPDAATPISEFAEKVLLNGYPRKMEVGLIGSCTNSSYQDLSRAASLAKQVAEKNLSVASPLIVNPGSEQIRATAERDGMIETFEQIGATIMANACGPCIGQWKRHTDDPTRKNSIVTSFNRNFAKRADGNPNTYAFVASPELTMALTIAGDLCFNPLKDRLVNHDGEKVKLSEPVGNELPMRGFTPGNVGYIAPGGAKTEIKVKSDSQRLQLLTPFPAWDGTDLLNMPLLIKAQGKCTTDHISMAGPWLRFRGHLENISDNMLMGAVNVFNGETNKVWNRSTNTYGTVSGTAKMYKSEGISSIVVAEENYGEGSSREHAAMEPRFLNVRVILAKSFARIHETNLKKQGMLAITFVDKADYDKIQEHDMLSVTGLVDFMPGHNLTVVLHHEDGTKESFEVQHTYNEQQIGWFRAGSALNAR from the coding sequence ATGGTATATGATATGACTATGCTAGAAGCATTCTACAGCGCCTATAAAGGGAAAGTAGAACATGTGCGGGGGATCTTGAAACGCCCCCTGACGTTAGCCGAGAAAATTCTGTATGCGCATCTTTATGATGCCGCCGATGTGAAAGACTACAAGAGAGGAGAAGACTACGTAAACTTTCGTCCTGACCGCGTGGCTATGCAGGATGCAACTGCCCAAATGGCTTTGCTCCAATTTATGAATGCGGGCAAGGAAAAGGTGGCTGTGCCTTCTACCGTACACTGTGACCACTTGATACAGGCTTATAAGGGCGCAAAAGAGGATATACTTACTGCGACTAAAACAAACGAAGAAGTGTATGATTTCCTCCGCGACGTATCCTCCCGTTATGGCATTGGTTTTTGGAAACCGGGAGCGGGTATCATTCACCAGGTAGTACTCGAGAACTATGCTTTTCCTGGCGGCATGATGGTAGGAACAGACTCACATACACCTAATGCCGGTGGTTTGGGTATGGTGGCTATCGGTGTAGGCGGTGCAGACGCCGTAGACGTAATGACAGGTATGGAGTGGGAATTGAAAATGCCGAAAATTATAGGTGTTCATTTGACCGGAAAACTAAGCGGCTGGACATCTCCGAAAGATGTTATTTTGAAGCTGGCAGGAATATTGACCGTAAAGGGAGGCACTAATGCAATCATTGAATATTTCGGTCCGGGAACCGAATCACTTTCCGCTACCGGAAAAGCTACTATCTGTAATATGGGAGCGGAAGTAGGAGCTACTACTTCACTTTTCCCTTTCGACGGGCGTATGGTGACTTATTTACGAGCTACCGGAAGAGATCGTATTGTCGATTTGGCAGAGTCTGTGGAAGCTGATCTCCGTGCCGACGAAGTTGTGACGGATGAACCTTTAAAATATTACGACCGTGTCATTGAAATCGACTTGTCCGAACTTGAACCTTATATTAATGGACCTTTCACGCCGGATGCGGCTACTCCTATCTCCGAGTTTGCGGAAAAAGTATTGTTGAACGGTTATCCTCGTAAAATGGAAGTCGGACTGATTGGTTCGTGTACTAACTCCTCTTATCAGGATTTGAGTCGTGCTGCTTCTTTGGCAAAACAGGTAGCGGAAAAGAATCTGAGTGTTGCTTCTCCGTTGATTGTAAATCCGGGCTCAGAACAGATTCGCGCTACCGCCGAAAGAGACGGAATGATTGAGACTTTTGAACAGATCGGTGCAACGATTATGGCAAATGCCTGTGGTCCTTGCATTGGTCAGTGGAAACGTCATACCGATGACCCGACACGGAAAAATTCAATCGTGACTTCCTTTAACCGTAACTTTGCCAAGCGTGCGGATGGTAATCCGAATACTTATGCCTTTGTTGCTTCTCCTGAATTGACAATGGCACTGACTATTGCCGGCGACCTCTGTTTCAACCCTTTGAAGGACAGATTAGTCAATCATGACGGTGAGAAAGTGAAACTATCCGAACCTGTGGGAAACGAACTCCCGATGAGAGGATTTACGCCGGGTAATGTCGGATATATCGCGCCGGGTGGAGCTAAAACGGAAATCAAGGTGAAGTCGGACTCACAGCGCCTGCAACTTTTAACACCTTTTCCCGCTTGGGACGGGACTGATTTGCTTAATATGCCTCTGTTGATAAAAGCCCAAGGTAAATGTACAACCGACCATATTTCTATGGCGGGACCATGGCTCCGTTTCCGTGGTCATTTGGAAAATATCTCGGATAATATGTTAATGGGAGCTGTCAATGTCTTCAATGGCGAAACGAACAAGGTCTGGAACCGTTCTACAAATACTTATGGAACAGTCTCCGGAACGGCAAAGATGTATAAGTCCGAAGGGATTTCTTCTATTGTAGTCGCTGAAGAAAACTATGGAGAAGGTTCCAGTCGTGAACACGCAGCAATGGAGCCGCGCTTTCTGAATGTCCGTGTGATCCTAGCCAAGAGTTTCGCCCGTATTCACGAAACGAATCTGAAGAAGCAAGGAATGCTTGCCATTACTTTTGTTGACAAGGCGGATTATGATAAAATTCAGGAACACGATATGCTTTCCGTCACTGGTTTGGTAGACTTTATGCCGGGACATAATCTGACAGTCGTTCTTCACCACGAAGACGGAACAAAAGAAAGTTTTGAAGTGCAACATACATACAACGAACAACAGATAGGCTGGTTCCGTGCTGGTTCCGCCTTGAATGCGAGATAA
- a CDS encoding NADH:flavin oxidoreductase, producing the protein MKSKLFTPVTFGPLTLRNRTIRSAAFESMCPGNAPSQMLLDYHRSVAAGGVGMTTVAYAAVTQSGLSFDRQLWLRSSIIPGLREVTDAIHDEGAAAGIQIGHCGNMSHKNICGVTPISASSGFNLYSPTFVRGMRKEELPEMARAYGKAVNLAREAGFDAVEVHAGHGYLISQFLSPYTNHRKDEYGGSLENRMRFMDIVMKEVMKAAGSDMAVLVKMNMRDGFKGGMESEETIQVARRLLELGAHGLVLSGGFVSRAPMYVMRGAMPIRSMAYYMNCWWLKYGVRMFGKWMIPTVPFKEAYFLEDALKFREALPGAPLIYVGGLVSREKIDEVLDAGFDAVQMARALLNEPGFVNRMAREDRARCNCGHSNYCIGRMYTNEMACHKHLNEELPPCLQKEIEKLEKQ; encoded by the coding sequence ATGAAATCAAAGTTATTTACCCCGGTCACTTTTGGACCTTTGACACTTCGCAACCGGACCATTCGTTCGGCAGCTTTTGAAAGTATGTGTCCGGGAAACGCCCCTTCACAAATGTTGTTGGATTATCACCGTTCGGTAGCCGCAGGCGGGGTTGGCATGACGACGGTTGCTTATGCTGCCGTGACACAAAGCGGGCTTTCTTTTGACCGCCAATTATGGTTACGATCTTCCATAATTCCCGGTTTACGCGAAGTGACCGACGCCATACACGATGAGGGTGCCGCAGCAGGTATACAAATCGGTCATTGCGGTAATATGTCCCACAAGAACATTTGTGGAGTAACTCCTATCTCTGCTTCTTCCGGTTTCAATCTTTACTCTCCGACCTTTGTGCGCGGAATGAGGAAAGAAGAACTTCCTGAAATGGCGCGTGCTTATGGAAAGGCTGTCAATCTGGCTAGAGAAGCTGGTTTCGATGCTGTTGAGGTTCACGCCGGACATGGATATCTGATTAGCCAGTTCCTTTCCCCTTACACGAATCACCGGAAGGATGAATACGGAGGTTCGTTGGAAAACCGGATGCGTTTTATGGATATAGTGATGAAAGAAGTGATGAAAGCTGCCGGTAGCGATATGGCGGTTCTTGTGAAAATGAATATGCGCGACGGTTTCAAAGGTGGAATGGAGTCGGAGGAAACGATACAAGTAGCCCGACGCCTGCTCGAACTGGGTGCTCACGGGCTGGTATTGAGCGGTGGTTTCGTCAGTCGTGCGCCGATGTATGTGATGCGAGGGGCGATGCCTATCCGTTCTATGGCTTATTATATGAATTGCTGGTGGCTGAAATATGGCGTCCGGATGTTCGGAAAATGGATGATTCCGACTGTTCCTTTCAAAGAGGCATATTTTCTCGAAGATGCGCTGAAGTTCCGTGAGGCCCTTCCGGGTGCTCCGTTAATTTATGTAGGCGGCCTTGTTTCTCGTGAGAAAATTGATGAAGTGCTGGATGCCGGCTTTGATGCTGTTCAAATGGCACGTGCCCTGCTGAATGAACCGGGATTTGTGAACCGTATGGCACGTGAAGACCGTGCACGTTGTAATTGCGGGCATAGCAATTATTGCATTGGCCGTATGTACACGAACGAAATGGCTTGTCATAAACATTTGAATGAAGAACTGCCTCCTTGTCTGCAAAAGGAGATTGAAAAATTGGAAAAACAATGA